In Archangium violaceum, the following are encoded in one genomic region:
- a CDS encoding ABC transporter ATP-binding protein, whose translation MSKVSSPVLLRRILSLTRSERRALSVGIFFLLLGSGMTLVFPQALRFIIDEALGSRNQALIDRAALGMIAVFALQSSSEALRFYFFVSAGERIVTRLRHDLFSSLVSQEVAFFDEHKTGEITSRLTADTQVLQNAVSGNIATALRSGAQAVGGLALLLYTSPLLTLLMLAIVPPVVVATVLFGRRIRQTSRKVQAALAEANGVADEVFSGIRTVRAFAAERHEVGRYQHSLEHAVELSNERSRLSTAYVASTSFAGLAAASVVLWYGSRLMLRGEFSMGSLTSFLVYSVMVATALSGLTDIWADLMRASGSAERVFEMLDRQPSMPSTGGERIRELRGLVEFQAVRFAYPSRPDVPVLQEIDLVLQPGEVVALVGPSGGGKSTLAALLARMYDPQGGRVLVDGKELRTLDPEWLRQQIGSVAQEPMLFSGPIADNIRYGRADATDSEVEAAARAANAHEFISRFPEGYRTLVGERGVQLSGGQKQRIAIARAVLKNPRLLVLDEATSALDAESEHLVQEALERLMKGRTTLIIAHRLSTVIGADRVLVLEGGKVVQSGDHAALMGQEGLYRRLVERQFVAA comes from the coding sequence ATGTCCAAGGTCTCTTCCCCTGTCCTCCTGCGCCGCATCCTGAGCCTGACCCGCTCGGAGAGGCGCGCCCTGTCCGTGGGCATCTTCTTCCTGCTGCTTGGCAGTGGCATGACCCTGGTCTTTCCGCAGGCCCTGCGCTTCATCATCGATGAGGCACTCGGATCGCGGAACCAGGCCCTCATCGACCGGGCCGCTCTCGGGATGATCGCCGTCTTCGCGTTGCAGTCCAGCTCCGAGGCACTGCGTTTCTACTTCTTCGTCAGCGCCGGCGAGCGCATCGTGACGCGGCTGCGGCATGACCTGTTCTCCAGCCTCGTGTCCCAGGAGGTGGCCTTCTTCGACGAGCACAAGACAGGGGAGATCACCAGCCGGCTGACCGCGGACACCCAGGTGCTGCAGAACGCGGTGAGCGGCAACATCGCCACGGCGCTGCGCAGCGGGGCCCAGGCGGTGGGGGGGCTCGCGCTGCTCCTCTACACCTCGCCCCTGCTCACCCTGCTGATGCTGGCCATCGTGCCCCCCGTGGTCGTCGCGACCGTGCTCTTCGGCCGCCGCATCCGGCAGACCTCCCGCAAGGTGCAGGCCGCGCTGGCCGAGGCCAACGGTGTCGCGGACGAGGTCTTCTCCGGCATCCGCACCGTGCGCGCCTTCGCCGCCGAGCGCCATGAGGTGGGGCGCTACCAACACAGCCTGGAGCACGCCGTCGAGCTGTCCAACGAGCGCTCCCGCCTGTCCACCGCCTATGTCGCCAGCACCTCCTTCGCGGGCCTCGCCGCCGCGTCCGTGGTGCTGTGGTACGGCAGCCGGTTGATGCTGCGCGGCGAGTTCTCCATGGGCAGCCTTACTTCGTTCCTCGTCTACTCCGTGATGGTTGCTACGGCCCTGAGTGGGTTGACGGACATCTGGGCGGACCTCATGCGCGCCTCGGGCTCCGCCGAGCGCGTGTTCGAGATGCTCGATCGTCAGCCCTCCATGCCCTCGACCGGCGGCGAGCGCATCCGCGAGCTCCGCGGCCTGGTCGAGTTCCAGGCCGTGCGCTTCGCCTACCCCTCTCGCCCGGATGTGCCCGTGCTCCAGGAGATTGATCTGGTGCTCCAGCCGGGTGAGGTGGTGGCTCTCGTCGGGCCCTCGGGCGGAGGCAAGTCCACCCTCGCCGCGCTGCTGGCGCGCATGTACGACCCGCAGGGCGGGCGTGTATTGGTCGACGGCAAGGAACTGCGTACGTTGGATCCCGAGTGGTTGCGCCAGCAGATCGGTTCGGTGGCGCAGGAGCCGATGCTCTTCTCCGGCCCCATCGCGGACAACATCCGCTACGGCCGCGCCGACGCCACGGATTCCGAGGTAGAGGCCGCCGCTCGCGCCGCCAACGCGCATGAGTTCATCTCCCGCTTCCCCGAGGGCTACCGCACCCTGGTGGGCGAGCGCGGCGTGCAGCTGTCCGGTGGGCAGAAGCAGCGCATCGCCATCGCTCGCGCGGTGCTCAAGAACCCGCGCCTGCTGGTGCTGGACGAGGCCACCAGTGCGCTCGACGCGGAGAGCGAGCACCTGGTGCAGGAGGCCCTGGAGCGGTTGATGAAGGGCCGCACCACGCTCATCATCGCCCATCGTCTGTCCACGGTGATTGGCGCGGACCGCGTGCTGGTGCTCGAGGGCGGCAAGGTGGTGCAGAGCGGTGACCACGCCGCGCTCATGGGCCAGGAGGGTCTCTATCGACGTCTGGTGGAGCGTCAGTTCGTGGCCGCCTGA
- the recA gene encoding recombinase RecA, producing MAVNPEKEKAIELAMSAVERQFGKGSIMRLGNEEPLVRDVQAISTGSISLDIALGVGGVPRGRIVEIYGPESSGKTTLCLHIVAEAQKRGGVAGYIDAEHALDIGYARKLGVRTDDLLLSQPDTGEQALEIAEMLVRSGAIDVLVVDSVAALVPKAELEGEMGDAHMGVQARLMSQALRKLTGTISKSQTCVIFINQIRMKIGVMFGNPETTTGGNALKFYASQRLDIRRVGAIKNGENVVGSRTRVKVVKNKVAPPFKEVEFDIMYGSGISKEGDLIDLASNDGIIEKSGSWFSFKGERIGQGRENAKDYLRDHAEVSKDVERQVLEKYGIGKPAVAAVAAPAEGEVPAEGHTEKRQRVKAVK from the coding sequence ATGGCCGTGAATCCAGAGAAGGAGAAGGCGATCGAACTGGCGATGTCCGCTGTGGAGCGCCAGTTCGGTAAGGGGTCGATCATGCGGCTCGGCAACGAGGAGCCGCTGGTTCGGGATGTTCAGGCCATTTCGACGGGAAGCATCTCGCTCGACATCGCGCTGGGCGTCGGCGGCGTGCCCCGGGGTCGTATCGTGGAGATCTACGGGCCGGAGTCCTCCGGTAAGACGACCCTCTGCCTCCACATCGTGGCCGAGGCGCAGAAGCGCGGCGGCGTGGCCGGCTACATCGACGCCGAGCACGCGCTGGACATCGGCTACGCGCGCAAGCTGGGCGTGCGCACCGATGACCTGCTGCTGAGCCAGCCGGACACGGGCGAGCAGGCCCTCGAAATCGCCGAGATGCTGGTGCGCTCGGGCGCCATCGACGTGCTGGTGGTGGACTCGGTGGCGGCCCTGGTGCCGAAGGCCGAGCTCGAGGGCGAGATGGGCGATGCGCACATGGGCGTGCAGGCCCGCCTGATGAGCCAGGCGCTGCGCAAGCTCACCGGTACCATCAGCAAGAGCCAGACGTGCGTCATCTTCATCAACCAGATCCGCATGAAGATCGGCGTGATGTTCGGCAACCCCGAGACGACGACGGGCGGTAACGCGCTGAAGTTCTACGCGTCGCAGCGCCTGGACATCCGCCGCGTGGGCGCCATCAAGAATGGCGAGAACGTGGTGGGCAGCCGTACCCGCGTGAAGGTGGTGAAGAACAAGGTGGCGCCTCCGTTCAAGGAGGTCGAGTTCGACATCATGTACGGCTCGGGCATCTCGAAGGAGGGAGACCTCATCGACCTGGCGTCGAACGACGGGATCATCGAGAAGAGCGGCAGCTGGTTCTCCTTCAAGGGAGAGCGCATCGGCCAGGGCCGTGAGAACGCGAAGGACTACCTGCGCGACCACGCGGAGGTGTCCAAGGACGTGGAGCGGCAGGTGCTGGAGAAGTACGGCATCGGCAAGCCGGCGGTCGCGGCGGTCGCGGCTCCCGCCGAGGGCGAGGTGCCCGCCGAGGGTCACACCGAGAAGCGCCAGCGCGTGAAGGCCGTGAAGTAG